A window of Pelagicoccus enzymogenes contains these coding sequences:
- a CDS encoding ammonium transporter yields MKRLLRFLPASLLLTLPTLAYAQEGTPTADSGDTAWMIVATALVLFMTLPGLALFYGGLVRAKNVLSILMQCFSICAVMSVLWVIFGYSLAYTGSNPFIGGFDYAFLKHMTSDTVSGAGAIPESVFVTFQMTFAIITPALIIGAFAERVKFSAVLVFSILWFVLSYIPVWHMAWSANGFFHNWSVMDFAGGTVVHINAAMAGLVGCLMVGKRKKAFEEPIKPHNLPLTVVGASMLWVGWFGFNAGSAVAADGTAGMAMLVTQIACATCAVTWMLIEFFVHGKASALGVATGAVAGLVAITPASGNAGPMGAILIGFCSAICCYFVAVKLKFMLKVDDSLDVFGVHGVGGIVGAILTGVVASESLGGTGYGEGIGMGAQVWGQFVSVVITIVWSGVVSFILFFLINKLMGLRVESDDELRGLDLSDHDEQAYEL; encoded by the coding sequence ATGAAACGTTTACTCCGCTTCCTCCCCGCATCCCTCCTCTTAACGCTTCCGACCCTCGCCTACGCGCAGGAAGGAACTCCTACTGCCGATTCGGGTGACACCGCCTGGATGATTGTGGCCACGGCCCTCGTTTTGTTTATGACGCTGCCTGGACTCGCCCTGTTCTACGGCGGCTTGGTGCGAGCCAAGAACGTGCTCTCCATCCTGATGCAGTGTTTCTCCATTTGCGCCGTGATGTCGGTGCTGTGGGTTATTTTCGGCTACAGCCTAGCTTACACGGGTTCCAACCCTTTTATCGGTGGATTTGATTATGCGTTCCTGAAGCACATGACTTCTGATACGGTCTCTGGTGCGGGTGCCATTCCTGAGTCGGTCTTCGTCACCTTCCAGATGACTTTCGCCATCATCACGCCGGCCCTGATCATCGGCGCCTTTGCGGAGCGGGTGAAATTCTCCGCCGTCCTCGTCTTTTCCATCTTATGGTTCGTCCTCTCCTACATTCCGGTTTGGCACATGGCGTGGTCCGCGAATGGCTTCTTCCACAACTGGAGCGTTATGGATTTCGCGGGCGGCACGGTCGTCCACATCAACGCTGCCATGGCTGGCCTCGTAGGCTGTTTGATGGTGGGCAAGCGCAAGAAGGCCTTCGAAGAGCCCATTAAGCCGCACAACTTGCCACTCACAGTAGTCGGCGCCTCCATGCTCTGGGTGGGCTGGTTTGGCTTCAACGCCGGGAGCGCGGTCGCAGCGGACGGCACTGCGGGCATGGCAATGCTGGTCACCCAAATCGCTTGCGCCACCTGCGCGGTGACTTGGATGCTGATCGAGTTCTTCGTGCACGGCAAAGCGTCTGCCCTGGGCGTTGCCACCGGCGCGGTGGCTGGTTTGGTTGCGATCACTCCCGCCTCCGGAAACGCCGGTCCGATGGGGGCGATCCTTATCGGATTCTGCTCGGCGATCTGCTGTTACTTCGTAGCGGTTAAGCTGAAGTTCATGCTCAAGGTCGATGACTCGCTCGACGTCTTCGGCGTCCATGGTGTCGGTGGTATCGTAGGAGCGATCCTCACCGGCGTGGTAGCTTCCGAGTCGCTCGGCGGAACTGGCTATGGCGAAGGCATCGGCATGGGAGCCCAGGTTTGGGGCCAATTCGTGAGCGTAGTAATCACCATTGTTTGGAGCGGTGTTGTCTCCTTCATCCTTTTCTTCCTCATCAACAAGTTGATGGGCCTCCGCGTCGAGTCCGACGACGAGCTGCGCGGTCTCGACTTGAGCGACCACGACGAGCAGGCTTACGAGCTCTAG
- a CDS encoding anti-sigma factor domain-containing protein — translation MNNELIEEKAQLYALGILPESEREEFENQVREDRELQSLVHEYQRLGELSATPVTSAPSFQAYSRIMEEIDGPSAAAQQVNGSASKLVSFVAWGGWAAAACAAVALGVSLFGGKGDAVAHSDIVLNNLANPRIVAVQTPSEDFAVEDRMLELAGLAEAYWFSREGIPEGQILDGQGNTEVAELSGGFTIYDRRYNIGFIAVENLPREAPNKSYHVWAKTDPAASPVRAGTLPIGDESRGLFFFDLSSLPAGTSLDTLSFFVTEEESENPVSPSQMVVLSDV, via the coding sequence ATGAATAACGAACTCATAGAAGAAAAAGCCCAACTCTACGCCCTCGGCATCTTGCCCGAGTCCGAAAGGGAGGAATTCGAAAATCAGGTCCGCGAGGATCGGGAACTCCAGTCCCTCGTGCACGAGTACCAGCGCCTCGGGGAGCTCTCCGCCACGCCGGTCACCTCCGCTCCGTCCTTTCAGGCGTACTCTCGTATCATGGAAGAGATCGATGGCCCGAGCGCGGCGGCGCAGCAGGTGAATGGTTCCGCTTCCAAACTCGTATCGTTCGTGGCTTGGGGAGGGTGGGCCGCGGCTGCTTGCGCGGCAGTTGCTCTGGGAGTGAGCCTTTTTGGAGGCAAGGGCGATGCGGTTGCCCATTCGGACATCGTGCTCAACAACTTGGCGAATCCGCGCATCGTGGCGGTACAGACTCCTTCCGAGGACTTTGCCGTGGAAGACCGCATGCTGGAGCTAGCCGGACTGGCTGAAGCTTACTGGTTCTCGCGCGAAGGCATTCCGGAGGGCCAGATTCTCGACGGCCAAGGCAATACGGAAGTGGCTGAGCTGTCGGGAGGTTTCACCATTTACGATCGCCGCTACAACATCGGCTTCATCGCAGTGGAAAACCTGCCTCGCGAAGCTCCCAACAAGAGCTACCACGTTTGGGCCAAGACGGATCCGGCAGCTTCGCCAGTGCGGGCGGGGACCTTGCCGATCGGAGACGAGTCGCGCGGCTTGTTCTTCTTCGACCTCTCCAGCCTGCCTGCGGGAACCTCCCTCGATACCCTCAGCTTCTTCGTGACGGAAGAGGAGAGCGAGAATCCGGTTTCACCCAGCCAGATGGTGGTGTTGAGCGACGTATAG
- a CDS encoding RNA polymerase sigma factor produces the protein MGEDKAQSMDDASIEAELIRRIARQERDAFDELYARYSRPLFSYIAKFLRDRGLAEEVLQDAFVKIWRSAPRYDRSLSRPFSWCVLITKRLCIDRMRAMKPVTVTDDPMALQPVDEQRQSEKDPSERVETDDQLSLLEDMVERLPESQRLSLQLAMRQGLTQQEISDQLNMPLGTVKTAMRRGMQRLKTMMAASYE, from the coding sequence ATGGGAGAAGACAAAGCTCAGTCCATGGACGATGCTAGCATCGAGGCAGAACTGATTCGGCGGATTGCCCGACAGGAACGCGATGCCTTCGACGAATTGTATGCCCGCTACTCGCGTCCGCTCTTCTCCTACATCGCCAAGTTTCTCCGCGATCGCGGCCTTGCCGAGGAGGTGCTACAGGATGCTTTCGTTAAGATTTGGCGTTCGGCTCCCAGGTACGATCGCAGCCTTTCCCGCCCGTTCAGTTGGTGCGTGCTTATCACCAAGCGCCTTTGCATCGACCGCATGCGAGCGATGAAACCTGTTACCGTGACGGACGACCCGATGGCTTTGCAGCCGGTCGACGAGCAGCGGCAAAGCGAGAAGGATCCCTCTGAACGTGTCGAGACCGACGACCAGCTCAGTCTCTTGGAAGACATGGTAGAACGGCTTCCCGAGTCTCAGAGGCTTAGCCTCCAGCTGGCCATGCGTCAGGGACTCACCCAACAAGAAATTTCAGATCAGCTAAACATGCCGCTCGGCACGGTGAAGACCGCCATGCGCCGCGGCATGCAACGACTCAAAACCATGATGGCAGCAAGCTATGAATAA
- a CDS encoding methionine biosynthesis protein MetW: MKDKRTVDMRVMSEWVEPGSRVLDLGCGRGVLLEYLKQKLGVEAVGVDLDPEKGRSCVKRGLSVYRGDMMDFMVSFPDKHFDYVICSRTLQELNEPAKVIKEALRVSNHMLVGFVNYGYWRNRLSMLLKGRAIRNEVYPSPWSTSRPSNPLSVSQFEVFCRNSNIRVERKLCLGGNWESEKRFLPNLLSGYALFDLTAKS; this comes from the coding sequence GTGGGTGGAACCCGGCTCGCGGGTGCTCGACCTGGGCTGCGGTCGAGGGGTCCTGCTGGAGTACCTCAAGCAAAAGCTGGGGGTGGAAGCGGTTGGGGTGGATCTCGATCCGGAGAAAGGGCGCTCCTGCGTGAAGCGCGGATTGAGCGTTTATCGAGGCGACATGATGGACTTCATGGTGTCCTTTCCGGACAAGCACTTCGACTACGTGATTTGTTCGCGCACGCTGCAGGAGCTGAACGAGCCGGCGAAGGTGATCAAGGAAGCCTTGCGCGTTTCCAACCACATGCTGGTGGGCTTCGTCAACTACGGCTACTGGCGGAATCGCCTGAGCATGTTGCTCAAAGGGCGAGCCATTCGCAACGAGGTCTACCCCTCGCCCTGGTCTACCTCGCGACCTAGCAACCCATTGTCTGTCAGCCAGTTCGAGGTATTTTGCCGCAACTCTAACATCCGGGTGGAGCGCAAGCTGTGCTTGGGGGGCAACTGGGAATCGGAAAAGCGGTTCTTGCCCAACTTGCTTAGCGGCTACGCCCTTTTCGATCTGACGGCGAAGTCCTAA
- the metX gene encoding homoserine O-acetyltransferase MetX, translating to MNASEEDHGLEEAGEVGLVEPIDFHYPHPYQFESGQSIPEFTLRYETYGRLNAEGTNAILVAHALTGDHHCAGIHSLRDRKPGWWNNMIGPGKPIDTNRFFVLCSNCIGGCQGSTGPKSINPETGAPYNLTFPFVNIVDMVRTQKILLDSLGVKKLYAAVGGSMGGMQVLQWAIEYPDFVERILPMATTWRQKSQAIAFDEVGRQAIMQDPEWREGNYDPDKGPNVGLAIARMMAHITYLSDTSMDRKFGRRRQAGYDSKYSFDIEFEVESYLRYQGESFTNRFDANTYLYFTRALGYFDLAGDYGSLDKAVANMRCRALVVGFTSDWLFPPAQNREVVLAMLRQGKEASYMQIDMDLGHDSFLVDSEELFDLTRAFLA from the coding sequence ATGAACGCAAGCGAAGAGGATCACGGGCTGGAAGAGGCCGGCGAGGTTGGACTCGTCGAGCCGATCGACTTCCACTACCCGCACCCCTACCAATTCGAGAGCGGTCAAAGCATTCCGGAGTTCACCCTGCGCTACGAGACCTACGGCCGCCTCAACGCGGAAGGCACCAACGCCATCCTCGTAGCCCACGCCCTCACCGGCGACCACCATTGCGCCGGCATCCACAGCCTGCGCGACCGCAAGCCCGGCTGGTGGAATAACATGATCGGCCCCGGCAAGCCAATCGACACCAACCGCTTCTTCGTCCTTTGCTCCAACTGTATCGGCGGCTGCCAAGGCTCTACCGGCCCCAAGTCCATCAACCCCGAAACCGGAGCTCCCTACAACCTCACTTTTCCCTTCGTCAACATCGTGGACATGGTGAGGACCCAGAAGATCTTGCTCGACAGCCTCGGAGTGAAAAAGCTCTACGCCGCAGTCGGCGGCTCCATGGGCGGCATGCAGGTGCTGCAGTGGGCGATCGAGTATCCCGACTTCGTGGAACGCATTCTGCCCATGGCCACCACCTGGCGGCAAAAGTCCCAGGCAATCGCCTTCGACGAGGTCGGCCGCCAAGCCATCATGCAGGACCCGGAATGGCGCGAAGGGAACTATGATCCGGACAAAGGGCCCAACGTGGGCCTCGCCATCGCCCGCATGATGGCCCACATCACCTACCTTTCCGATACCAGCATGGACCGCAAGTTCGGCCGACGCCGCCAGGCTGGGTACGACAGCAAGTACAGCTTCGACATCGAATTCGAAGTCGAGAGCTACCTCAGGTACCAAGGCGAGAGCTTCACCAACCGCTTCGACGCCAACACCTATCTCTACTTCACGCGCGCCCTCGGCTACTTCGATCTAGCGGGCGACTACGGCAGCCTCGACAAAGCCGTGGCCAACATGAGGTGCCGCGCCTTGGTGGTCGGATTCACCTCCGACTGGCTCTTCCCGCCCGCCCAAAATCGGGAGGTGGTGCTGGCAATGCTGCGCCAAGGCAAGGAGGCCTCCTACATGCAGATCGACATGGACCTCGGCCACGACTCCTTCCTCGTCGACTCCGAGGAACTCTTCGACCTCACCCGCGCCTTCCTGGCCTAG